From Phycodurus eques isolate BA_2022a chromosome 13, UOR_Pequ_1.1, whole genome shotgun sequence, a single genomic window includes:
- the ttc19 gene encoding tetratricopeptide repeat protein 19, mitochondrial isoform X1, protein MAAASMRSALQLSYKQASACVCVEVFGNSTRPSGSICSSLGFFNAPLRRVIGAQRNAAVTSQLWAGEPDEGPGRRGEAWKKAAAAAVAAFSLSGSSEEAASEEEELITLLKKAKLSILRGELEAASSFLHAAAVIAQRRRHRPAIVYTYSQMANLAYVRGHLSQVSTSLLDGCRSASRRGDVPTLRPQAEKLFKAAMSYMLAGGTPQDDNAFVEMSLKLAAMYAQQNKAELAEHGFRFCLETLEVKVQKLQETPADQLTEADEVLRKDTRLLLGLCLDSRARYLASTQRLTQAADDYRKALDICRQEQGPQHHQTLVLMSDLATILDMQGRHDDALALIRQAVDAARASGHEDLHVLLANMAAVLLHAGRHDDGVRLLREALGLAREVDDREAVRHILRSLGRAEAEPDREGAESRSA, encoded by the exons ATGGCGGCTGCGAGTATGCGAAGCGCCCTGCAACTGTCCTATAAACAAGCGAGCGCGTGCGTCTGTGTGGAGGTTTTTGGGAATTCCACGCGGCCGAGCGGCTCCATTTGCTCTTCACTCGGATTCTTCAACGCTCCGCTGCGCAG GGTCATCGGAGCGCAGAGGAACGCCGCCGTGACATCGCAGCTGTGGGCGGGAGAGCCCGACGAGGGCCCAGGAAGACGAGGAGAAGCATggaagaaggcggcggcggcggcagtgGCGG CCTTCTCGCTGTCGGGCTCCTCGGAAGAGGCGGCGAGCGAAGAGGAGGAGCTGATCACGCTTCTGAAGAAGGCCAAG CTCAGCATCCTGAGGGGCGAGCTGGAGGCGGCGTCATCCTTCTTGCACGCCGCCGCCGTCATCGCGCAGCGACGGCGCCACCGACCCGCCATCGTCTACACCTACAGCCAG ATGGCCAACCTGGCGTACGTTCGTGGTCATCTGTCTCAGGTGAGTACGAGTTTGCTCGACGGCTGTCGGTCGGCTTCCCGCCGCGGTGACGTCCCGACTCTTCGCCCGCAGGCGGAGAAGCTCTTCAAGGCGGCCATGAGCTACATGCTGGCGGGCGGGACGCCGCAG GACGACAACGCCTTCGTGGAGATGTCGCTCAAGCTGGCCGCCATGTACGCCCAGCAGAACAA ggCGGAGCTTGCCGAGCACGGCTTCAGGTTCTGTTTGGAGACTCTGGAGGTCAAAGTGCAAAAGCTTCAGGAGACGCCGGCTGATCAGCTGACAG AGGCCGACGAGGTTCTGCGGAAGGACACGCGTCTCCTGCTGGGTTTGTGTCTGGACTCGCGCGCTCGCTACCTGGCGTCCACGCAGCGGCTGACGCAGGCGGCCGACGACTATCGCAAAGCGTTGGACATCTGCAGGCAGGAGCAGGGGCCGCAACATCaccag ACTCTGGTCCTGATGAGCGATCTGGCCACCATTTTAGATATGCAGGGTCGCCACGACGACGCCCTGGCGCTGATCCGTCAGGCGGTGGACGCGGCTCGGGCCTCGGGACACGAGGACCTTCACGTCCTCCTGGCCAACATGGCCGCCGTCCTGCTGCACGCAG GTCGCCACGACGACGGCGTGCGCCTGCTCCGCGAGGCCCTGGGGCTGGCGCGGGAAGTCGACGACCGGGAGGCCGTCCGGCACATCCTGCGCAGCCTCGGGCGGGCCGAGGCGGAACCTGACCGCGAGGGGGCGGAGTCGCGTTCCGCTTAG
- the LOC133411498 gene encoding gastrula zinc finger protein XlCGF8.2DB-like, producing the protein MCANAPAENAEGLCAIKEEDERGVVLRTRTLADVSEECLHPEQQEPESSCVKEEEEATEAPHIKEEEEEEEITKTPLTFVPLKIEVEGQSEESIEAEPPSSSSSRRVKTEGDGDQRGPTQIDGLMAPLSDSDDVTSHSPDTEDDDGEGDMARRNKCWECSQCGKTFSSTRTLHAHARTHTREKPFACSVCGKSFALKKHLTGHARIHTGEKPFACAVCGKRFSVKSTLTTHTRTHTGEKPFACLFCGKGFSVKKHLTGHTRIHTGEKPFACSICGKSFSVKSTLTTHTRTHTGERPFACSVCDKSFTIKSSLTKHTRTHTGEKPFACSVCGERFTEKGTLGRHTRTHTGEKPFACPVCDKSFSVKSSLTKHRRKTCCLLTLE; encoded by the exons ATGTGCGCGAACGCGCCGGCAGAGAACGCGGAGGGACTTTGTGCAATAAAAGAGGAGGACGAGCGTGGAGTTGTGCTGCGGACACGGACACTGGCTG ACGTCAGTGAAGAATGTCTTCATCCTGAGCAACAGGAGCCAGAGTCGTCCTGCgttaaagaagaggaggaagcgaCGGAAGCCCcccacatcaaagaggaggaggaggaggaagagatcACCAAGACACCATTGACCTTCGTCCCTTTGAAGATTGAAGTTGAgggtcaaagtgaggagagcatagaggcggagcctccaagcagcagctccaGTCGACGCGTGAAAACAGAAGGTGACGGAGACCAACGTGGACCGACACAAATCGACGGCCTCATGGCGCCGCTATCAGACAGCGACGACGTAACGTCACACTCTCCTGACACTGAGGATGATGATGGCGAAGGGGATATGGCACGTCGCAACAAATGCTGGGAATGTTCGCAGTGCGGGAAAACTTTTAGTTCAACGAGGACCTTGCACGCtcacgcaagaacacacactcgAGAGAAACCCTTTGCCTGTTCAGTTTGCGGTAAAAGCTTCGCTCTAAAGAAACATTTAACAGGACACGcaagaatacacactggagagaaaccttttgcctgcgcAGTTTGTGGGAAACGCTTCTCTGTAAAGTCGACTTTAACAacgcacacacgaacacacacgggagaaaaaccttttgcctgtttaTTTTGTGGTAAAGGCTTCTCTGTAAAGAAACATTTGACAGGGCAcacaagaatacacactggcgagaagccttttgcctgctcaatttgtggtaaaAGCTTCTCGGTCAAGTCAACTTTAACAACGCAcaccagaacacacacaggcGAAAGACCTTTTGCGTGCTCGGTTTGTGATAAAAGCTTCACTATAAAGTCAAGcttaacaaaacacacacgaacacatactggtgagaaaccttttgcgtGTTCAGTTTGTGGCGAAAGATTCACTGAAAAAGGCACTCTgggaagacacacaagaacacacacgggcgaaaaaccttttgcctgcccGGTTTGTGATAAAAGCTTCTCCGTAAAGTCAAGTTTAACaaaacacaggagaaaaacctgtTGCCTGCTCACTTTGGAATAA
- the ttc19 gene encoding tetratricopeptide repeat protein 19, mitochondrial isoform X2, with protein MAAASMRSALQLSYKQASACVCVEVFGNSTRPSGSICSSLGFFNAPLRRVIGAQRNAAVTSQLWAGEPDEGPGRRGEAWKKAAAAAVAAFSLSGSSEEAASEEEELITLLKKAKLSILRGELEAASSFLHAAAVIAQRRRHRPAIVYTYSQMANLAYVRGHLSQAEKLFKAAMSYMLAGGTPQDDNAFVEMSLKLAAMYAQQNKAELAEHGFRFCLETLEVKVQKLQETPADQLTEADEVLRKDTRLLLGLCLDSRARYLASTQRLTQAADDYRKALDICRQEQGPQHHQTLVLMSDLATILDMQGRHDDALALIRQAVDAARASGHEDLHVLLANMAAVLLHAGRHDDGVRLLREALGLAREVDDREAVRHILRSLGRAEAEPDREGAESRSA; from the exons ATGGCGGCTGCGAGTATGCGAAGCGCCCTGCAACTGTCCTATAAACAAGCGAGCGCGTGCGTCTGTGTGGAGGTTTTTGGGAATTCCACGCGGCCGAGCGGCTCCATTTGCTCTTCACTCGGATTCTTCAACGCTCCGCTGCGCAG GGTCATCGGAGCGCAGAGGAACGCCGCCGTGACATCGCAGCTGTGGGCGGGAGAGCCCGACGAGGGCCCAGGAAGACGAGGAGAAGCATggaagaaggcggcggcggcggcagtgGCGG CCTTCTCGCTGTCGGGCTCCTCGGAAGAGGCGGCGAGCGAAGAGGAGGAGCTGATCACGCTTCTGAAGAAGGCCAAG CTCAGCATCCTGAGGGGCGAGCTGGAGGCGGCGTCATCCTTCTTGCACGCCGCCGCCGTCATCGCGCAGCGACGGCGCCACCGACCCGCCATCGTCTACACCTACAGCCAG ATGGCCAACCTGGCGTACGTTCGTGGTCATCTGTCTCAG GCGGAGAAGCTCTTCAAGGCGGCCATGAGCTACATGCTGGCGGGCGGGACGCCGCAG GACGACAACGCCTTCGTGGAGATGTCGCTCAAGCTGGCCGCCATGTACGCCCAGCAGAACAA ggCGGAGCTTGCCGAGCACGGCTTCAGGTTCTGTTTGGAGACTCTGGAGGTCAAAGTGCAAAAGCTTCAGGAGACGCCGGCTGATCAGCTGACAG AGGCCGACGAGGTTCTGCGGAAGGACACGCGTCTCCTGCTGGGTTTGTGTCTGGACTCGCGCGCTCGCTACCTGGCGTCCACGCAGCGGCTGACGCAGGCGGCCGACGACTATCGCAAAGCGTTGGACATCTGCAGGCAGGAGCAGGGGCCGCAACATCaccag ACTCTGGTCCTGATGAGCGATCTGGCCACCATTTTAGATATGCAGGGTCGCCACGACGACGCCCTGGCGCTGATCCGTCAGGCGGTGGACGCGGCTCGGGCCTCGGGACACGAGGACCTTCACGTCCTCCTGGCCAACATGGCCGCCGTCCTGCTGCACGCAG GTCGCCACGACGACGGCGTGCGCCTGCTCCGCGAGGCCCTGGGGCTGGCGCGGGAAGTCGACGACCGGGAGGCCGTCCGGCACATCCTGCGCAGCCTCGGGCGGGCCGAGGCGGAACCTGACCGCGAGGGGGCGGAGTCGCGTTCCGCTTAG